A region of the Micropterus dolomieu isolate WLL.071019.BEF.003 ecotype Adirondacks linkage group LG10, ASM2129224v1, whole genome shotgun sequence genome:
atgttgctaagctgttGAGGGTAAcgtatacagctgaaccgaagccgtgtttatcATTTaaaggcaagatgtatcactccatagctaaaacaaagcgttcaacacaggatgaaaagaggagctgcagcaatgtgcagtatgacaaaaaatatggtgttatttgaaaatgaaacaatgtaaacctgttctggcacaacccctaaataggatttttgaccctgaaaatgagcataataccacctctttaaaagggGGGGAAATGGGTAAGGGAAGAGGTGAAGCAAAAGAAACTGGcaattttacaatatttttttgtgactttttaaTCTGTGACACAAATTGTTACCCCAGTTTGTCAGTTTTATGTAATAGTAGCTGCCATTGCCCTCATGTAGTCTTTTGTCCATCCCCACAGTGTTTACAATACAAGACAGACCAGGCCCAGGATGTGAAGAAGATTGAGAAGCTCCACGGAAAACTGATGAGACTCATGGTGTCCAAGGAGACGCACAGCGGTGCCATGGAGACGGACTAAAGTGCTCTAGTGGCGCTGACCTTGTAGAGCACCTGGACTGAGTTCAGTGGACAAAATAGTGGAGAGCGCACAGAACCATCAGAGTGCTATGTGGAGTCTGAGAGAGGGCAGTGAAGAGAGAATGTTGTGAGATTGATCTGGCTGCCTACACTCTTTTTTAATACTGTCAGAGATGTgagatatatactgtatatattctcaggattttgtttttttatgatacTTTGTAGTCATTAAAAATCCCATCATCCAGCTTTTCCTTGTCAGGCATTTTGATCACATTCCTGATggtattaaaataaagtaaggTCAGAGTAGGCTGCTGGGAAATTTTAGGAAATGTAGAGATTGGAAAATAAGAGGGGCTGGGGGGAAATGTGGGACAAACTGTACAAAAAGTACAaatcctctgctgctgtgttagcaGCTTTGGCATTGAGCATGGAGTgtgcatttattttcagtttcaaagGGGACGAAAAGGACGGGCAATAAAGAGGCATTGCATGTCTTTTCTATTTACATCTATGTTGGATTCAATTTCAGCACAGCGAttggtttcattttgtttgtcctCATGGATTTGTGCCAGGCGAATGAAGCAGGACCTTCTGATTTTGTATTGAAGGTGTGGAGAAACCCACGATTTCAATGGAGAAACTCCCACACTTCCAGATGCCATTTCGTTGTCTGAAAAATTGCGTTACATagtcaataaatgtttatttacccAAGTACAGCCAGTATCTCCTTTTATTGATCTAGTGTTGTGTGCAGTGTTTTAAGAACCATAAATGACTGCATGATTAAAGCTCAACTGGATGTGGAATGTAAAATCCGAAACAGAGATTTAATCCTCAAACTTCAGGGTCAAACAAATTGTGGTCACATTTTTACAGGTCTTACAGATGTTGCTGTCTGTGGTGCATTATGAAGAAATTGCTCTTATGTAGTCGGGGAACCAGACACATTTGCAGATACCTCTGGCCCTCCTCCCATCCTGACATGTTTCCGCCGGCCGGGCGGGCCAATCGCAACCAAGAAGCTGGGTTTGAAATGTGTTATGTCCAGCTGTTGCTGCGTCCTTGTTCAGTAGGAGATAGTAGGACAAGGTCATCAGCATAAAGTAGAGACTTTAGCTCTCTATGTAGGAAGGAGAGGCCAGGAACAGAACAGTGATCCAACAGCAAGTCTGCttatataaacattaaataggatgctaaaggacagtacccgccacagcctgttcaccctgctgccttctgggaagagagagagaagtttctgctgccacatcaccagactgcagagcagctttcccccccaagctatcagactcttaaactctaatttaTCCTCAGCATGATAgtatatttctgtttaccatatttcataattgattctttattgatgtatattgtctgctatgtagctgaagggagttacaaaactaaATTTCATTCTATAAcgtgttatattgtgacaaaaaacctacctacctaaatAAAGTAGGACTTAGATTGCATCCCTGACAAATTCACTTTGTTTCTCAAACTCCAATCCATCGTCATGGAAAtgtagtattgttttattttgaatactACAGAATAATTTACTCAGACAACTGCGGACACAGATGCCACGGTAGGCTCTGACATGTAATTACTACACGTCCCATCATGCACTGGTGTTTCCCCATTTCCCACGACAAATGTTGATCCTCTCATGTTTTCCTTTAATATGCTTAAACTTACAAGCGTTACCTTTAACTAATAACTCTGCTGCTCCTGTTGTTCCAGCTAAACTTAAAGATTAAGTTTGTGAGTTTGTGATTCATTTTAAGGAGAGTGGGCGAGGATAGTGAGGAAGGATTCAAGGAAAACTGCTAGGAATCGAACGGGACCAGCAGGGCAGCTGTGGCGGAAACGTCGAGCTTGCGGAGAACAGGTAAGACAGCTAAAACCAGTTCTGGTGAAATTCTTTTGACTGTGTCGTTGACGACATGCATTGAAACAGTGATGCTGAATATATTTGCTTGTTTGGACCAAGTTAAAGTGAAGTTGTTAAACGTGGTGCTGCGTCACGAGTTCAGCTTAAAGTTGCTGAAGGGAAAACTTCGGAGATTTTCTTGCTCGATAGTTTAGCTTCAAGCTTCCTAACTGTGTCGCTGTCCAGCTGTGGTTTAACGTTAGGTTGGATTGCAACATGAGTCATCTTTATCACCTTTAATAgccagtgttgttttaatagtTTACTGAATGTGCTAAATATGTAGACCACAGGCGTGTTTAGCCTTCTACAAATAccttaatataataatattacactCACACTATAATAATtggtgtgcgtgtttgtgtgtgcgcatgaCCCGTGACACAGGCCTGTACATCTGACAGGTCGTTGAACTGCACTGAAAGTGGTCTGTTTTATGTAAGTCCAGTCTTGTCCTCTCATGGATGGCTGTTTGAGCTATGGTAGCTCTGGATATACACACAGTGTGAGAGTACAGTGGGGGGCTGCCATGCCAGCAGCTCTGCTGAATGGGAAAAGCTTTGTCATGCAGGTCTCAGGACTCTGTGCGGAGGAGCCAGGGCAGCCCTGTTCTTTAGTTTAATCCTGTCAGCTGGCCACagcaacagtaacagcaacacttttgtttgaCTGGTCCTGCTTTTGTTTCTGAACTCATGACTAATGAAATAATTGGGCCCCAGACTCAGATTACACCTGGAAGTCATTGACAATGTTTGTACTTAAGTTTGTTGCTCGCTTGCTTGTTAGTTTCTATATAATTATTCAACCATTCCTCCATCTCTGCTCTCAGTCTTAGTATTTACTAAATTACGTTTCACTTGAATCTAATGACCTTAGATGTTGTGGCATCAAATTAGAGCCCATAGCGATAAATTGGCATGCCGATAATATCGGCCTATACTAACTAAGTGCAGATAAATCTGTATCTGTGccaataaatgacaattaaaaaagaattaAGAGACTGATCCTTCTGTCATGTTACGAGTGTTGTCTATGCATggtctgtccaccagagggcactctgcaactcccctgttggcaacacacacacaaatccaccacaaaacataGCAATTAGCTGATGTGATCAGCTGTACTTTTCttttatattacatattatatttatatttataaacaataacaataatataaaaatgctTTCAGGACTTTCTGGGAAAATTCATTCATTAACACAACCTCAAACTATTTCGGTATAACAGTTTTTTATTCCTTTAGAAAATATATTGCTATACCTTATATTACCAATATACCACCTAGCCCTTATTTAGCGTTCAGTTAGTTTCAGTATTTTGTCACATACATAGattgtatataagaagtggatgtagtcatagtcacctgttggtttgtggactgccattttgaagccttgagttttgCTGATAGAGCGaagccatgttgagtttttgcaaccagcagcaccggatgtgaccagaagagtcgccctctgctggctgttcaatagaatgcaggtttaaaggaCTTCCACATtggattcacgtctcagaccggaaCTTCCCGATGGGTCACATATAATGATTCTTTCGTCTGTGTCAGGTATAATAAGCTGGCTGCAATTTTAATAACGAGTACATGTTTGCACGTTCTTTAAAGGTGCAGTCATCACATCATGTAACAGCACATTTAAGATATATTACTGTGATAGCAAATACGGCTACATCAGTTTTGTAATATTGTGGAGTTTTACTGATGTCTTTATGTAAAATATCTGTTGATAAATTGTTCCATCTGTTCTCCACTTATGTTATCTCCCTTTTTCCCCTGTCCAGTCCTGTATttctccatccatccttccCTGTGCAGACGCTGAGCAGCATGTTCACAGAGGTGCTGGTTGCTCTGGTGATTGGAGGACTGATCTTCTTCCTGATTCAGAGGAGCAGGACCCAGGTTCTAAAGACAGAGGATGGCTGGTGGGGACCCGGGATAACCCCTGATGGTGTGGAGGACGTCACCATCCACCCCTTTAAAGTCACCACCAGTGATGAAGAGCTGGAGGTTAGATTCACTCTTAGCATTTACAAATAAGGCAGTTAACCACTAAGCAGACTGAAAACATTGTGAGAGCTTCCACATATCTTCACTCCTTTTCTGTCAGGACCTATACCGAAGGATAGACCAGACTCGCCCTGTCCCTTCACTAGAGGATAGCCAGTTTAATTATGGCTTCAATTCCCAGTACCTGCAGAAGGTGGTCTCTTACTGGAGAAATGACTTTGACTGGAAGAGACAAGTTGCCAAACTCAACCAGTATCCCCACTTCAAAACCAAAATCGAAGGTGAGGCTGCACTGCTGACACATTCATGCAGAAGATACTGTCGTACCTCTAATCTGTTCTTATCTGAACTTCCATCCAGGCATTGATATCCATTACCTGCATGTGAAGCCCAAGAAGGTGCAAGAGGGAACTACTGCAATTCCTCTGATAATGGTTCACGGCTGGCCTGGCTCCTTCTATGAGTTCTATGGATTGATCCCTCGGCTAACAGAACCATCAGACCCAGAGGACCTTGTGTTTGAGGTGGTGTGTCCCTCCATACCAGGGTACGGTTTTTCTGAAGCGCCACATAAGAAAGGTATGTTTTTCTGGTAGACATGGGAAAATATAAATGCTAGCTGTTTGAATTTTGACAACTCTAACAATATATTCTTAAGAACCTTTTCTCTTGCGGTGGctgagatgctcacaagtctctgagcaagagtcccaagtcaagtctcaagtctcacgTGGTTATTATGAATGCTGTATCACCttctgcgttcaatccaggttgcttataaaactgtatagctataaggaattctgtaactcgaacctgttttgcatttaaaactgtgacgttgcagaatcaacaataaacctgcaacctgtttttaacttacagagtaCAGCCATGTAaagtgcaatgcaatcaatgacagcttaaactactgtaagtcaacaaaccctgcagactctcaaaccagtgtaacattataactaaataaaacaataaagctgtaacctctttccagccaGCGTTagtaattaacgtgatggcagccagcgggacgtaaataattacgttaatcgaccaccacaagtttggcaagtaaacaaacgctcattcatcttttcataacgaacgacagtcggagtaaacctcccgtaggtcgtagctgaagcaagaagcaacaaacgttagatggccaatgctgagctaaacatgtttactaacctatttgcgttcagcgcgtctttgtttgggccttgtatGAAATTTTAAAGCCAGCAGTTAAagtatgatgaatggcacagcagctgccggtgttgtGCGGCCGCGCGCcgcagatgctacgtgttacgtaggcaggttataggtaacggggggagggaataacagcaagctcatcagacgtttcctaaaaataaacattgttcacaagtcccgcacctcgagtccgagtcgagtctgaagtcttttgaggacgagtctcaagtcgagtctgaagtcactgtgtgtgcgacttaaatcgcactcgagtccgagtctctaacttgagtccccatctctgtgtGGTGGTGCTGTTAATACTATAGCTTTCTGCAAAGTTGGACATTCCctataaagattttttttgtcccaCTGAACATAAAAATACAGCTGAATGAGATATAATTTCTCTCATGACCAGGGTATAATAACAATAGAAGAAGCGTTATTATGCGCAGATCACACGTATGTTCAATACTATGGAAACCAGCAATGAGTAAAGATTGGACACTGACTCCAAACCAGTTAATACCAGATTATGACTCGACAAAGACCCAACTGGGATTCAAAAGGTTGCCCAtttccaaaaacacaacataaacacatCTAAAGTTCATGCGTGCATCGAAAAAAGATCTGAGTTTGTTCAAAAAAGCGCATGTGGCAGAGTAAAAAGGTAAAACAAGATGAAGTAGGAATTGTACAGGCCTGTTGTATTCAATTGTTTCAGCTTGTGCTAGTCATGCCTAGTAAATTGGCAACTGAGTGAAAACATAGATAGGGTTCTGCATGATAAActagttagttagttaattaattaattcactCTATATTGATGTTGAATATTTAACTCGTTCCCTTTTTCTGTAGAAACTGCCTGGTTTCATACCGCAATTTCtaagtgtaagtgtgtgtgaataGGTTTTGATTCAGTTTGTGCGGCACGCATCTTCCACAAACTGATGAAGCGTCTGGGCTTCCAGCAGTTCTACGCTCATGGAGGAGACTGGGGCTGGCTGGTCACCACCAACATGGCCCAGCTGGAGCCCaagtaagaaaaaaatcatatatattatatgtatggttttagatatacagtatttcaaatGCATGTATTGTATTGGCCTAACATTTTACAGTGAACACTCGTCCTGGATGATGATAtgtatatatttctgtatttctgtacaCTTCTTTGTAAATTTTTAAATAAGGTATCACTCCattgctctgtgtttttcttttgtttctttcataCCCCAGGACAGTCAAAGGCTTGCATGTGAACTTTGCCCCGCCCTCCAAGCCAGGGTTGCCCATCGTTTTATCCATCATGCTTGGCCGTCGTTTCCCTCAGCTGTTTGGCTTCACTGACTTAGATATTCAGCGTCTCTTCCCCTGCACGGAGAAACTGGTGGTGGAGCCCATCAAAGAGTCCGGCTACATGCACATCCAGGCCACCAAGCCTGACACCGTGGGTAAGGACCTGGGGCCCGTTTCAGCAAATTTGCAATGTGCAAGCTGCGACTTACAACATGAGACCCGTTTAACTGTTGAAAAGATACAAATTGCTTTTGTGAAACGGGCCCCAGGGGCAGACATTCTTAAGCAGCATCACCGTAG
Encoded here:
- the ephx1 gene encoding epoxide hydrolase 1: MFTEVLVALVIGGLIFFLIQRSRTQVLKTEDGWWGPGITPDGVEDVTIHPFKVTTSDEELEDLYRRIDQTRPVPSLEDSQFNYGFNSQYLQKVVSYWRNDFDWKRQVAKLNQYPHFKTKIEGIDIHYLHVKPKKVQEGTTAIPLIMVHGWPGSFYEFYGLIPRLTEPSDPEDLVFEVVCPSIPGYGFSEAPHKKGFDSVCAARIFHKLMKRLGFQQFYAHGGDWGWLVTTNMAQLEPKTVKGLHVNFAPPSKPGLPIVLSIMLGRRFPQLFGFTDLDIQRLFPCTEKLVVEPIKESGYMHIQATKPDTVGRGLNDSPVGLAAYILEKFSTWTSHDFRNLEDGGLTRKFSLDDLLTNVMIYWTSGCIVSSMRFYKENFGKGLNQPHSKMPVYTPTGFACFPNELMHTPKLWVKQKYRKLMTFTHMARGGHFAAMEEPQLMAEDIQNFTKTVEKKEKI